One stretch of Clostridiales bacterium DNA includes these proteins:
- the rlmN gene encoding 23S rRNA (adenine(2503)-C(2))-methyltransferase RlmN, protein MKKLLADLNLDELTELMASFGQPKYRAKQIMAHIVAYDSFDEYTDIPKALRASLAEEYADRVLTENTRVTSSDGAIRYLFSTMDGDLIESVFLPHGYGNSVCVSCQVGCGMGCVFCASGLYGLKRNLSAGEILSQVLYIARDKKDAGGVNKIVMMGSGEPLANYDNTLKFLKLVNAPAGINIGMRSISVSTCGLPSGIMRLAEDGLTPTLSLSLHAATDVKRKTIMKVAEHYSVAELVSSLKTYFDKTGRRVIIEYILIGGFNDTDGDIAALKSLLKGLCCHINLIPLNPTDHCDFKPPSKKQAYAFCDKLNGAGLSASVRRSMGSDVAGACGQLKNRTVEQKRRKS, encoded by the coding sequence ATGAAAAAGCTTCTTGCCGATCTTAATCTCGACGAGCTGACCGAGCTTATGGCTTCGTTCGGTCAACCGAAATACCGCGCCAAGCAAATCATGGCGCATATCGTCGCGTACGACAGCTTCGATGAGTATACGGATATTCCCAAGGCGCTTAGAGCCTCTCTTGCGGAAGAATATGCCGACCGCGTTCTTACCGAGAATACGCGCGTGACCTCGTCGGACGGCGCGATCCGTTATTTGTTTTCGACTATGGACGGCGACTTGATCGAGTCTGTGTTTTTGCCGCACGGCTACGGTAACAGCGTTTGCGTGTCTTGCCAGGTCGGGTGCGGCATGGGTTGCGTGTTTTGCGCTTCGGGTTTGTACGGGCTTAAACGCAATCTTTCGGCGGGTGAGATTTTATCGCAGGTGCTGTATATTGCACGCGATAAAAAGGACGCGGGCGGAGTGAATAAGATCGTAATGATGGGAAGCGGCGAACCGCTAGCAAATTACGATAACACGCTAAAATTTTTAAAGCTTGTAAATGCGCCGGCAGGTATCAATATAGGTATGCGGTCTATATCGGTTTCGACCTGCGGACTGCCGAGCGGAATAATGCGACTTGCTGAGGACGGGCTTACGCCTACGCTGTCGCTTTCGCTCCATGCAGCCACCGACGTTAAACGCAAAACGATCATGAAAGTCGCCGAGCATTATTCGGTCGCCGAACTTGTTTCTTCGCTAAAAACGTATTTCGATAAAACGGGCCGGCGAGTGATAATCGAGTATATCTTGATAGGCGGATTCAACGACACGGACGGCGATATCGCGGCATTAAAGAGCTTGCTGAAAGGTCTTTGCTGTCATATCAATCTTATACCGCTCAACCCCACCGATCACTGCGATTTTAAGCCGCCCTCGAAAAAACAAGCCTACGCTTTTTGCGATAAGCTTAACGGGGCAGGGCTGTCGGCTTCCGTTCGTCGGTCTATGGGCTCGGACGTTGCGGGCGCGTGCGGTCAGCTTAAAAACCGAACGGTGGAGCAAAAGCGTAGAAAATCTTGA
- the rplS gene encoding 50S ribosomal protein L19 produces the protein MSNIIAEIEKEYMKPDVPKFEVGDTVRVSVKVKEGNRERIQAFEGIVIAKKNGSVRESFTVRRVSFGVGIERTFPLHSPRVASIDVIKHGKVRRAKLYYLRNLSGKAAKIKEK, from the coding sequence ATGAGCAATATCATTGCCGAAATCGAAAAAGAGTATATGAAACCCGACGTTCCTAAATTCGAAGTGGGTGATACCGTTCGCGTATCGGTTAAGGTCAAGGAAGGTAACCGCGAGCGTATTCAGGCTTTCGAGGGTATCGTTATCGCCAAAAAGAACGGTTCGGTTCGCGAATCGTTTACCGTACGCCGCGTTTCGTTCGGCGTAGGCATCGAGCGTACGTTCCCCCTTCATTCGCCGCGCGTAGCGTCGATCGACGTTATCAAGCACGGTAAGGTTCGTCGCGCCAAGCTTTACTACTTGCGTAACCTTTCGGGCAAAGCCGCTAAGATCAAAGAGAAATAA
- a CDS encoding replication-associated recombination protein A produces MDLFDLTNNTEKSAPLAERMRPQSLDKFIGQKHLLHSGSLLLRAIQVDKLGSCIFFGPPGTGKTTLAGIIANSTKSEFVKLNAVSSGVSDAKKVIEDATERLRMYGKRTFLLLDECHRWNKAQSDCVLSAIETGSIIFIGSTTENPFISMTRAIVSRCRVFELKSLTDDEIVDGLKRAAVDPKGLGEYKLEIKDEAYRHIAWSSNGDLRNAYNALELAVLTTPPSDNGVIVIDEQVAQQSTQHRLLSIDDSMYYDMLSAFCKSLRGCDPDAALYWAFRLIEAGCDPLLLFRRMLAHASEDVGMADTSALITVTSALTAYEHIGVPEGYLSLAHAIIKVTTAPKSNSVYLAKAAAQRAVKSHADDVVPDYLRDRTYKTPNDSGAAYIYPHDSPEYITQQYLPKSLQGEVFYKPQDNPNERKIEAFLDALRKNRKQ; encoded by the coding sequence ATGGATCTATTCGATTTGACAAACAATACCGAAAAATCGGCGCCGCTCGCCGAGCGTATGCGCCCGCAGTCCTTGGATAAGTTCATAGGACAAAAGCATTTATTGCACAGCGGGTCACTTTTATTGCGCGCAATTCAGGTGGACAAGCTGGGTAGCTGTATATTCTTCGGTCCGCCGGGAACGGGGAAAACGACTCTCGCCGGCATTATCGCTAACTCGACAAAGAGCGAGTTTGTAAAGCTCAACGCCGTTTCGTCGGGCGTTTCCGACGCAAAAAAAGTTATCGAGGACGCTACAGAGCGGCTCAGAATGTACGGCAAGCGCACGTTCTTGCTCCTCGACGAGTGCCATAGATGGAACAAGGCGCAGTCCGACTGCGTGCTTTCGGCTATCGAAACGGGCAGCATAATTTTTATCGGCTCGACTACCGAAAACCCGTTTATTTCCATGACGCGCGCTATCGTGTCGCGGTGCAGGGTGTTCGAGCTGAAATCGCTCACCGATGACGAGATCGTGGACGGACTGAAGCGCGCCGCCGTCGATCCCAAGGGCTTGGGCGAATACAAGCTGGAAATCAAGGACGAAGCGTATCGGCATATCGCTTGGTCGAGCAATGGCGATCTTCGCAACGCATATAACGCGCTCGAACTTGCCGTGCTAACGACTCCGCCGTCAGATAACGGCGTTATCGTGATCGACGAGCAGGTCGCGCAGCAATCGACGCAGCACAGACTTCTGTCGATTGATGACAGTATGTATTACGATATGCTTTCGGCGTTTTGTAAGTCGCTCCGCGGCTGCGATCCCGACGCGGCGCTTTACTGGGCGTTTCGATTAATAGAAGCGGGTTGCGATCCGTTGTTGCTTTTCAGGCGTATGCTGGCGCACGCGAGCGAGGACGTGGGTATGGCGGACACCTCGGCGCTTATAACCGTTACCTCGGCGCTTACAGCATACGAGCATATAGGCGTTCCCGAAGGGTATTTGTCGTTGGCACACGCAATAATTAAGGTCACTACCGCACCGAAGTCCAATTCGGTGTACCTTGCGAAAGCGGCGGCGCAACGCGCCGTTAAATCTCATGCCGACGACGTTGTGCCCGATTATTTGCGCGACAGAACGTACAAAACGCCCAACGACAGCGGCGCGGCGTATATCTATCCGCACGACAGTCCCGAGTATATAACTCAGCAGTATTTGCCTAAATCGCTTCAAGGCGAAGTTTTTTATAAGCCGCAGGACAACCCCAACGAGCGCAAAATAGAAGCGTTCTTGGACGCGTTACGAAAAAACAGAAAACAGTAG
- a CDS encoding ABC transporter ATP-binding protein — MLEIDHVSMAYASGKIKAVDDLSFSLKEGEIFGFLGANGAGKTTTIKMATGILPVKSGSISICGHDITKDPIEAKRNFGFVPDSPIIFDRYTGREYIDFLGDIYRVDKAERERITRDLLKRFSLEDAFDKRISGYSHGMKQKIAIIGALIHSPALWILDEPMMGLDPPSAFALKELMKEHKAQGKTVFFSTHVLDVAEKICDRVAIINHGKLVLCGDMEEIKRAKGDESLEEIFMSVAGSDE, encoded by the coding sequence ATGTTAGAAATTGATCACGTATCTATGGCGTATGCCAGCGGCAAGATAAAAGCCGTGGACGATTTGTCGTTTTCGCTTAAAGAAGGCGAGATCTTCGGCTTTCTTGGTGCGAACGGTGCGGGCAAGACCACTACCATAAAAATGGCGACGGGAATACTTCCCGTTAAGTCGGGAAGCATATCGATTTGCGGTCACGATATAACGAAAGACCCGATTGAAGCAAAACGGAATTTCGGGTTTGTTCCCGATAGTCCTATTATTTTCGATAGGTATACGGGGCGTGAATATATCGACTTTTTGGGTGATATTTACCGCGTAGACAAAGCCGAGCGCGAGCGTATTACGCGCGATCTTCTTAAACGGTTTTCGCTTGAAGACGCGTTCGATAAACGAATAAGCGGCTACTCGCACGGCATGAAGCAAAAGATCGCGATTATCGGCGCGCTTATACACAGCCCCGCGTTGTGGATACTCGACGAGCCCATGATGGGGCTCGATCCACCCAGTGCATTTGCACTCAAAGAGCTTATGAAAGAGCATAAGGCGCAGGGTAAAACGGTTTTCTTTTCGACGCACGTTCTCGACGTTGCCGAAAAGATTTGCGACCGTGTTGCAATTATAAACCACGGTAAGCTCGTTTTGTGCGGAGATATGGAGGAAATAAAGCGGGCTAAGGGCGACGAAAGCCTTGAAGAAATATTCATGTCGGTGGCGGGTAGCGATGAGTAA
- a CDS encoding calcium-translocating P-type ATPase, PMCA-type codes for MDYFNKSANEVLAELKTSAQGLTDGEAAMRLISSGENKLAEPKKESVVKKFFKQFTDVMVIVLIAAAIVSAVIGVVEKQYEDFIDVGIILFIVILNAVIGTVQECKAEKAMASLKSMTAPYCKVRRGGEVKKVATSALVKGDIVILEAGDIVPADLRLISCASLKAETSALTGESVAEDKFTRAIDGEVPLGERDNMLFASSTVTYGRGEGVVTATGMNAEIGKIATMLDSGEKTVTPLQKKLNAVGKFISIAVLAIAAAVFVMGILCAAGTGSVTVDSVIDSFMTAVALAVAAIPESLTAVITIILALGVQRLSKKNAIIKKLPAVETLGSTNVICSDKTGTLTINKMTVTDIYACGSFSPKKGEAVERLYKCMCLCNDTTVRLERGNPLTMGDPTETALVDYAHKNGVEKLDLDKDCPRVDEIPFDSDRKLMTTVNREKGGDTVYTKGAPDELIKRCAFIFDGSSVRPITPKDKADIMSANKQMADRALRVLAYAYKPKNGATAGDYESELIFVGLSGMIDPPREEVKDAVRLCKSAGIEVVMITGDNPNTAFAIASALGIASDTRQTITGAEIQKLTDEQLIGKVKKLRVYARVSPEHKVRIVKAWQANGMIVAMTGDGVNDAPSIKSADIGVGMGITGTEVTKDAADMVLSDDNFATIVTAVKEGRTIFGNMQKTIQYLLAANLSEVLSLFFATIIFAFYKQPYVFLLPIQLLWVNLVTDSLPALALGMEPPESDVMAYPPRPASDSLFSGKVGVNIIYQGIFQTIIVLGVFLGCTFTGWGHEVGTTMAFLSLCLTQLFHSFNAKSITGSIFNKNFFKNKLMFLSFLVGAALTVGLALLPATHKIFALQWLNGMQWLTVILCSAAIIPAVEIVKLFMRIFDRKKLSAK; via the coding sequence TTGGACTACTTTAATAAATCGGCAAATGAAGTATTAGCCGAGCTGAAAACTTCCGCGCAGGGACTGACTGACGGCGAAGCGGCTATGCGGCTTATTTCGAGCGGAGAGAACAAGCTCGCGGAACCCAAGAAAGAGAGCGTAGTTAAAAAGTTCTTTAAGCAGTTTACCGACGTAATGGTTATCGTACTCATAGCGGCGGCGATAGTGTCCGCCGTTATCGGCGTTGTCGAAAAACAGTACGAGGACTTTATAGACGTAGGTATTATACTGTTTATCGTTATTCTTAACGCCGTAATCGGTACAGTTCAGGAATGTAAAGCCGAAAAGGCGATGGCGTCGCTCAAAAGCATGACGGCGCCCTATTGCAAGGTGCGACGCGGCGGCGAGGTGAAAAAGGTAGCGACCTCGGCGCTCGTAAAAGGCGATATAGTTATACTCGAAGCGGGCGATATTGTTCCTGCCGATCTTCGGCTTATTTCGTGCGCTTCGTTAAAAGCCGAAACCTCGGCATTGACGGGGGAAAGCGTTGCAGAGGATAAATTTACTCGCGCAATAGACGGCGAGGTTCCGCTCGGCGAGCGGGATAATATGCTGTTCGCTTCGAGTACCGTGACATACGGGCGCGGCGAGGGCGTTGTTACGGCGACCGGTATGAACGCCGAAATCGGTAAGATAGCGACCATGCTCGACAGCGGCGAAAAAACAGTTACGCCGCTTCAAAAAAAGCTTAACGCAGTAGGAAAGTTCATTTCCATTGCGGTACTCGCTATCGCGGCTGCGGTGTTCGTAATGGGCATACTTTGCGCGGCGGGTACGGGGTCCGTCACCGTAGACAGCGTTATCGATTCGTTTATGACGGCTGTCGCGCTCGCCGTTGCGGCAATCCCCGAAAGTCTTACTGCGGTTATTACCATTATTCTTGCGCTCGGCGTTCAGCGGCTTTCCAAAAAGAACGCCATAATAAAAAAGCTTCCCGCCGTGGAAACGCTCGGCAGTACCAACGTTATCTGTTCGGATAAGACGGGCACGCTCACCATCAATAAAATGACGGTGACGGATATTTATGCGTGCGGCTCGTTCTCGCCGAAGAAAGGCGAAGCGGTTGAGCGGCTATACAAGTGTATGTGCCTTTGCAACGACACTACCGTGAGGTTGGAACGCGGAAACCCGCTCACTATGGGCGACCCGACCGAAACCGCGCTCGTGGATTACGCACATAAAAACGGCGTCGAAAAACTCGATCTCGATAAGGATTGTCCGCGCGTCGACGAGATACCGTTCGACTCCGATCGCAAGCTCATGACTACCGTTAATCGCGAAAAAGGCGGCGATACCGTTTATACAAAAGGCGCGCCAGACGAGCTCATCAAACGTTGTGCGTTTATATTCGACGGTAGTTCCGTGCGTCCTATAACTCCCAAGGATAAGGCGGACATTATGTCTGCGAACAAGCAAATGGCGGATAGGGCGTTGCGCGTTTTGGCGTACGCGTATAAGCCGAAGAATGGAGCGACGGCGGGCGATTACGAGAGCGAGCTTATATTTGTCGGGCTTTCGGGCATGATCGATCCGCCGCGCGAGGAAGTAAAGGACGCCGTAAGACTATGTAAAAGCGCGGGTATAGAAGTCGTTATGATAACGGGCGACAACCCCAATACGGCGTTTGCAATTGCTTCGGCGCTCGGTATTGCGAGCGATACGCGCCAAACGATAACGGGCGCGGAAATTCAGAAACTGACCGACGAGCAGCTTATCGGTAAGGTCAAAAAGCTGCGCGTGTACGCACGTGTTTCGCCCGAGCATAAGGTCAGAATAGTCAAGGCGTGGCAGGCCAACGGCATGATAGTCGCAATGACGGGCGACGGAGTGAACGACGCGCCGAGTATTAAGTCCGCCGATATAGGCGTAGGCATGGGCATTACGGGCACGGAAGTAACCAAGGACGCCGCCGATATGGTGCTCAGTGACGATAATTTCGCGACGATCGTCACCGCCGTTAAGGAAGGTCGAACGATCTTCGGTAATATGCAAAAGACCATTCAATATCTTTTGGCTGCGAACCTGTCCGAGGTGCTGTCGTTATTTTTCGCGACGATAATCTTTGCGTTCTATAAACAGCCGTACGTTTTTTTACTGCCTATACAGCTATTATGGGTAAACCTCGTGACGGACAGCTTGCCCGCGCTTGCGCTCGGCATGGAACCGCCCGAAAGCGACGTAATGGCGTACCCGCCGCGCCCCGCGAGCGATAGCTTGTTCTCGGGCAAGGTGGGAGTAAATATAATCTATCAGGGCATATTCCAAACGATAATCGTGCTCGGTGTGTTCCTTGGCTGTACCTTCACGGGCTGGGGACACGAGGTCGGCACGACTATGGCGTTCCTTTCGCTGTGCCTGACCCAGCTTTTCCACAGCTTCAACGCCAAGAGCATTACGGGCAGTATCTTCAATAAGAACTTCTTTAAGAACAAGCTTATGTTCTTATCTTTCTTAGTCGGCGCGGCGCTCACCGTCGGGCTTGCGTTGCTGCCCGCTACGCACAAGATATTCGCGTTACAGTGGCTTAACGGTATGCAGTGGCTTACGGTCATACTTTGCTCGGCGGCGATCATTCCCGCGGTCGAAATCGTCAAGCTGTTTATGCGTATATTCGACAGAAAAAAGTTATCCGCAAAGTAA
- a CDS encoding cytidine deaminase, protein MDKWDARFMEIAHTVATWSSCYQENRQVGAVIAKNKRIMTTGYNGASSGVKSCKEKGVCLRRELNIPSGTRHEVCYATHAEQNAIIQAARMGICIDGATLYCTHQPCSICTKMIINSGITRVVYEDGYPDEFSLELFAEAGVAIEKFDKNGAPDTVTKSGK, encoded by the coding sequence ATGGATAAGTGGGACGCGCGCTTTATGGAAATAGCGCATACGGTTGCGACTTGGTCGAGCTGCTATCAGGAAAACCGCCAGGTCGGCGCTGTTATCGCTAAGAATAAGCGCATAATGACGACAGGCTACAACGGCGCAAGCTCTGGCGTAAAGAGTTGTAAAGAAAAGGGTGTTTGCTTGCGCAGGGAGCTTAATATTCCGTCGGGCACGCGCCACGAGGTGTGCTACGCAACGCACGCAGAACAAAACGCTATTATTCAAGCGGCGAGAATGGGAATTTGCATAGACGGCGCGACCTTGTACTGCACGCATCAGCCGTGCTCTATCTGCACTAAAATGATCATCAATAGCGGAATAACCCGAGTGGTGTACGAGGACGGTTATCCCGACGAGTTCTCGCTCGAACTTTTTGCGGAAGCGGGAGTTGCGATAGAGAAATTCGATAAGAACGGCGCACCCGATACCGTTACCAAATCGGGCAAATAA
- a CDS encoding zinc ribbon domain-containing protein, whose amino-acid sequence MANCKHCSQEVPSYAKFCPKCGMADPVDNPTTLPENPPAAAHAPAPAPKAEKKPLDFGWFNKSFMVLFVIFGACAFTFMQLCGVYTPLVSFGFGITLGVFALLFALAFLAWGIIRFMLSLGESIEQRKLTRTRDIICLAISIIGFLFVLLMCIAIFILGDGMNDLAGMLG is encoded by the coding sequence ATGGCTAATTGTAAGCATTGCAGTCAGGAAGTACCGTCTTACGCTAAATTCTGCCCTAAGTGCGGCATGGCGGATCCCGTCGATAATCCCACTACGCTGCCCGAAAACCCGCCTGCAGCAGCGCACGCCCCCGCGCCCGCGCCGAAAGCGGAGAAAAAGCCGCTTGACTTCGGCTGGTTTAACAAAAGCTTCATGGTTTTGTTTGTAATATTCGGCGCTTGTGCTTTTACTTTTATGCAACTTTGCGGTGTTTACACACCGTTAGTATCGTTTGGCTTTGGAATAACGCTCGGAGTGTTCGCATTGCTTTTCGCCTTAGCGTTCCTTGCCTGGGGTATCATCAGATTTATGTTATCGTTAGGCGAGAGCATAGAGCAAAGGAAGCTGACTCGTACGCGTGATATTATTTGCTTGGCAATTTCCATAATAGGATTTTTGTTCGTGCTTTTAATGTGCATAGCAATATTTATCTTGGGCGACGGAATGAACGATTTAGCCGGAATGCTCGGTTGA
- a CDS encoding CtsR family transcriptional regulator, translated as MTLSDIIERFLLETLGDELSVNFNRNELATYFSVAPSQINYVLATRFTPERGYITESKRGGGGSITLIRINESADDTLMRYIDQTLSEGIDYVRACQILDRLTADGVFTTTEATLIKAAITDKALLAPTVTKNKLRGSILKNVLLETLKMHDDDGQ; from the coding sequence GTGACGCTGAGCGATATAATAGAGCGGTTTTTGCTGGAAACGTTGGGCGACGAGTTGTCGGTCAATTTTAACCGTAACGAGCTTGCGACATATTTTTCGGTCGCGCCCAGCCAAATAAACTACGTGCTTGCCACGCGGTTCACGCCAGAGCGCGGGTACATTACCGAGAGCAAGCGCGGAGGCGGGGGGTCGATCACGCTCATTCGAATTAACGAGAGTGCGGACGACACGCTTATGCGGTATATCGATCAAACGCTTTCAGAGGGCATAGACTACGTTAGAGCGTGTCAGATATTGGATAGGCTGACTGCCGACGGCGTGTTCACTACAACGGAAGCTACTTTGATCAAGGCGGCAATTACCGACAAAGCGCTTTTGGCGCCTACCGTTACCAAAAACAAGCTGCGCGGATCTATTCTGAAAAACGTTTTGCTTGAAACGCTGAAAATGCACGACGATGACGGGCAATAA
- a CDS encoding protein arginine kinase, translated as MNSLNSTIISTRLRLARNIDGLPFPHKIAKEPAKQIVTTVEQALSGYDKFTRYDISNISETEGTKLQEKHLISPDLLEDCPYGAALVSADENISVMVNEEDHIREQVILSGLALDQAYDRVNRLDDVLGKSIKFAFDNRFGYLTSCATNLGTGMRASVMMFLPALTIENMIDACINEVARINMTVRGVYGEGSKADGYLYQVSNQRTLGLKESDIIEAVKGAINHIVDAELRARQLLKRDETLLKDKIYRAWGIATNAYKLATSEAMQYLALIRLGAYYGYIDISDESSFQNLISAVQPASMQILSGDSMNVEERDTLRAKYLLSALNNLCKRKQ; from the coding sequence ATGAACAGTTTAAATTCGACTATTATTTCCACAAGACTGCGGCTTGCCCGCAACATAGACGGGCTGCCTTTCCCGCACAAGATAGCGAAAGAGCCGGCAAAGCAAATCGTAACTACGGTCGAGCAAGCGTTATCCGGTTACGATAAATTCACGCGCTACGATATAAGCAATATTTCAGAAACGGAAGGCACGAAATTACAGGAAAAGCATTTGATAAGCCCCGATCTTCTCGAAGACTGTCCGTACGGTGCGGCGCTTGTGAGCGCGGACGAGAACATTTCGGTTATGGTCAACGAGGAAGATCATATCCGCGAGCAGGTCATTCTTTCGGGGCTTGCGCTCGATCAGGCGTACGACCGCGTGAACAGATTGGACGACGTTCTCGGCAAGAGTATCAAGTTTGCATTCGATAATCGGTTCGGGTATCTTACTTCCTGTGCGACAAACCTCGGCACAGGTATGCGCGCGTCCGTCATGATGTTTTTGCCCGCGCTTACAATAGAGAATATGATCGACGCTTGCATAAACGAAGTCGCGCGCATCAACATGACTGTGCGCGGCGTGTACGGCGAGGGCAGTAAAGCCGACGGGTATCTTTATCAGGTGAGCAACCAGCGCACGCTCGGGCTCAAAGAGAGTGATATAATAGAAGCAGTCAAGGGTGCTATCAATCATATTGTAGACGCGGAGCTGCGTGCCCGTCAGCTATTAAAGCGCGATGAAACGTTATTAAAGGACAAAATCTACCGCGCTTGGGGCATCGCGACCAACGCCTACAAGCTCGCTACTTCGGAAGCAATGCAATATTTGGCGCTAATTAGGCTCGGCGCATATTACGGGTATATCGATATTTCCGACGAGAGTAGCTTTCAAAATCTCATTTCGGCGGTACAGCCCGCGAGTATGCAAATATTGAGCGGCGACAGTATGAACGTAGAAGAACGCGATACTTTACGCGCTAAGTATCTTTTGTCGGCGCTTAATAATCTTTGCAAACGCAAACAGTAA